The Myotis daubentonii chromosome 9, mMyoDau2.1, whole genome shotgun sequence genome has a segment encoding these proteins:
- the FAM76B gene encoding protein FAM76B isoform X5 has product MTVRNESECEVHTLHRFSGTKGQGGRSLDSGTSVQECRIAHPIVKCTYCRSEFQQESKTNTICKKCAQNVKQFGTPKPCQYCNIIAAFIGTKCQRCTNSEKKYGPPQTCEQCKQQCAFDRKEEGRKKVDGKLLCWLCTLSYKRVLQKTKEQRKSLGSSHSNSSSSSLPEKDQHHSKHHHHHHHHHHRHSSGHHKISNLSPEQEQGLWKQSHKSSAAIQNETPKKKPKLESKPSNGDSSSINQSADSGGTDNFVLISQLKEEVMSLKRLLQQRDQTILEKDKKLTELKADFQYQESNLRTKMNSMEKAHKETVEQLQLLMLNDYLGTKSSV; this is encoded by the exons ATGACCGTTAGGAATGAAAGCGAATGCGAAGTTCACACACTGCACCGGTTCTCTGGGACTAAAGGCCAAGGAGGGCGTTCGCTTGACTCCGGGACGTCAGTCCAG GAATGTCGGATTGCGCATCCTATTGTAAAATGTACTTACTGCAGATCAGAGTTTCAACAAGAGAG CAAAACTAATACCATTTGTAAGAAGTGTGCTCAAAATGTGAAGCAGTTTGGCACG CCTAAGCCTTGCCAGTACTGTAACATAATTGCAGCATTTATTGGTACGAAATGTCAGCGTTGCAcaaattcagaaaagaaatatgGACCACCTCAGACCTGTGAACAGTGCAAACAACAATGTGCTTTTGAtcggaaggaggaaggaagaaagaag gttgATGGAAAGTTATTATGCTGGCTCTGTACTTTATCATACAAAAGAGTTTTACAGAAGACAAAAGAACAAAGGAAGAGCCTGGGATCTTCCCATTCAAATTCATCATCTTCATCTCTTCCGGAGAAAGACCAGCATCATTCAaaacatcatcatcaccatcatcaccatcaccatcgtCACAGCAGTGGCCATCACAA aatcAGCAATCTGAGTCCTGAACAAGAACAGGGACTGTGGAAACAGAg CCATAAATCCTCTGCAGCAATTCAGAATGAAACTCCAAAGAAAAAGCCCAAATTGGAATCTAAGCCATCTAATGGAGATAG tagcTCTATAAATCAGTCAGCAGATAGTGGGGGAACAGACAATTTTGTCCTTATAAGTCAACTGAAAGAAGAAGTGATGTCACTTAAACGTCTCTTACAGCAGAGAGACCAGACCattttagaaaaagataaaaag ttaACTGAACTAAAGGCAGACTTTCAGTACCAAGAGTCAAACTTGAGAACAAAGATGAACAGTATGGAAAAAGCTCACAAAGAAACTGTGGAACAACTTCAG TTATTAATGTTGAATGATTACCTGGGAACAAAATCTTCTGTATGA
- the FAM76B gene encoding protein FAM76B isoform X2, whose protein sequence is MTVRNESECEVHTLHRFSGTKGQGGRSLDSGTSVQECRIAHPIVKCTYCRSEFQQESKTNTICKKCAQNVKQFGTPKPCQYCNIIAAFIGTKCQRCTNSEKKYGPPQTCEQCKQQCAFDRKEEGRKKVDGKLLCWLCTLSYKRVLQKTKEQRKSLGSSHSNSSSSSLPEKDQHHSKHHHHHHHHHHRHSSGHHKISNLSPEQEQGLWKQSHKSSAAIQNETPKKKPKLESKPSNGDSSINQSADSGGTDNFVLISQLKEEVMSLKRLLQQRDQTILEKDKKLTELKADFQYQESNLRTKMNSMEKAHKETVEQLQAKNRELLKQVAALSKGKKFDKSGSILTSP, encoded by the exons ATGACCGTTAGGAATGAAAGCGAATGCGAAGTTCACACACTGCACCGGTTCTCTGGGACTAAAGGCCAAGGAGGGCGTTCGCTTGACTCCGGGACGTCAGTCCAG GAATGTCGGATTGCGCATCCTATTGTAAAATGTACTTACTGCAGATCAGAGTTTCAACAAGAGAG CAAAACTAATACCATTTGTAAGAAGTGTGCTCAAAATGTGAAGCAGTTTGGCACG CCTAAGCCTTGCCAGTACTGTAACATAATTGCAGCATTTATTGGTACGAAATGTCAGCGTTGCAcaaattcagaaaagaaatatgGACCACCTCAGACCTGTGAACAGTGCAAACAACAATGTGCTTTTGAtcggaaggaggaaggaagaaagaag gttgATGGAAAGTTATTATGCTGGCTCTGTACTTTATCATACAAAAGAGTTTTACAGAAGACAAAAGAACAAAGGAAGAGCCTGGGATCTTCCCATTCAAATTCATCATCTTCATCTCTTCCGGAGAAAGACCAGCATCATTCAaaacatcatcatcaccatcatcaccatcaccatcgtCACAGCAGTGGCCATCACAA aatcAGCAATCTGAGTCCTGAACAAGAACAGGGACTGTGGAAACAGAg CCATAAATCCTCTGCAGCAATTCAGAATGAAACTCCAAAGAAAAAGCCCAAATTGGAATCTAAGCCATCTAATGGAGATAG cTCTATAAATCAGTCAGCAGATAGTGGGGGAACAGACAATTTTGTCCTTATAAGTCAACTGAAAGAAGAAGTGATGTCACTTAAACGTCTCTTACAGCAGAGAGACCAGACCattttagaaaaagataaaaag ttaACTGAACTAAAGGCAGACTTTCAGTACCAAGAGTCAAACTTGAGAACAAAGATGAACAGTATGGAAAAAGCTCACAAAGAAACTGTGGAACAACTTCAG
- the FAM76B gene encoding protein FAM76B isoform X1 yields MTVRNESECEVHTLHRFSGTKGQGGRSLDSGTSVQECRIAHPIVKCTYCRSEFQQESKTNTICKKCAQNVKQFGTPKPCQYCNIIAAFIGTKCQRCTNSEKKYGPPQTCEQCKQQCAFDRKEEGRKKVDGKLLCWLCTLSYKRVLQKTKEQRKSLGSSHSNSSSSSLPEKDQHHSKHHHHHHHHHHRHSSGHHKISNLSPEQEQGLWKQSHKSSAAIQNETPKKKPKLESKPSNGDSSSINQSADSGGTDNFVLISQLKEEVMSLKRLLQQRDQTILEKDKKLTELKADFQYQESNLRTKMNSMEKAHKETVEQLQAKNRELLKQVAALSKGKKFDKSGSILTSP; encoded by the exons ATGACCGTTAGGAATGAAAGCGAATGCGAAGTTCACACACTGCACCGGTTCTCTGGGACTAAAGGCCAAGGAGGGCGTTCGCTTGACTCCGGGACGTCAGTCCAG GAATGTCGGATTGCGCATCCTATTGTAAAATGTACTTACTGCAGATCAGAGTTTCAACAAGAGAG CAAAACTAATACCATTTGTAAGAAGTGTGCTCAAAATGTGAAGCAGTTTGGCACG CCTAAGCCTTGCCAGTACTGTAACATAATTGCAGCATTTATTGGTACGAAATGTCAGCGTTGCAcaaattcagaaaagaaatatgGACCACCTCAGACCTGTGAACAGTGCAAACAACAATGTGCTTTTGAtcggaaggaggaaggaagaaagaag gttgATGGAAAGTTATTATGCTGGCTCTGTACTTTATCATACAAAAGAGTTTTACAGAAGACAAAAGAACAAAGGAAGAGCCTGGGATCTTCCCATTCAAATTCATCATCTTCATCTCTTCCGGAGAAAGACCAGCATCATTCAaaacatcatcatcaccatcatcaccatcaccatcgtCACAGCAGTGGCCATCACAA aatcAGCAATCTGAGTCCTGAACAAGAACAGGGACTGTGGAAACAGAg CCATAAATCCTCTGCAGCAATTCAGAATGAAACTCCAAAGAAAAAGCCCAAATTGGAATCTAAGCCATCTAATGGAGATAG tagcTCTATAAATCAGTCAGCAGATAGTGGGGGAACAGACAATTTTGTCCTTATAAGTCAACTGAAAGAAGAAGTGATGTCACTTAAACGTCTCTTACAGCAGAGAGACCAGACCattttagaaaaagataaaaag ttaACTGAACTAAAGGCAGACTTTCAGTACCAAGAGTCAAACTTGAGAACAAAGATGAACAGTATGGAAAAAGCTCACAAAGAAACTGTGGAACAACTTCAG
- the FAM76B gene encoding protein FAM76B isoform X6: MTVRNESECEVHTLHRFSGTKGQGGRSLDSGTSVQECRIAHPIVKCTYCRSEFQQESKTNTICKKCAQNVKQFGTPKPCQYCNIIAAFIGTKCQRCTNSEKKYGPPQTCEQCKQQCAFDRKEEGRKKVDGKLLCWLCTLSYKRVLQKTKEQRKSLGSSHSNSSSSSLPEKDQHHSKHHHHHHHHHHRHSSGHHKISNLSPEQEQGLWKQSSSINQSADSGGTDNFVLISQLKEEVMSLKRLLQQRDQTILEKDKKLTELKADFQYQESNLRTKMNSMEKAHKETVEQLQAKNRELLKQVAALSKGKKFDKSGSILTSP; encoded by the exons ATGACCGTTAGGAATGAAAGCGAATGCGAAGTTCACACACTGCACCGGTTCTCTGGGACTAAAGGCCAAGGAGGGCGTTCGCTTGACTCCGGGACGTCAGTCCAG GAATGTCGGATTGCGCATCCTATTGTAAAATGTACTTACTGCAGATCAGAGTTTCAACAAGAGAG CAAAACTAATACCATTTGTAAGAAGTGTGCTCAAAATGTGAAGCAGTTTGGCACG CCTAAGCCTTGCCAGTACTGTAACATAATTGCAGCATTTATTGGTACGAAATGTCAGCGTTGCAcaaattcagaaaagaaatatgGACCACCTCAGACCTGTGAACAGTGCAAACAACAATGTGCTTTTGAtcggaaggaggaaggaagaaagaag gttgATGGAAAGTTATTATGCTGGCTCTGTACTTTATCATACAAAAGAGTTTTACAGAAGACAAAAGAACAAAGGAAGAGCCTGGGATCTTCCCATTCAAATTCATCATCTTCATCTCTTCCGGAGAAAGACCAGCATCATTCAaaacatcatcatcaccatcatcaccatcaccatcgtCACAGCAGTGGCCATCACAA aatcAGCAATCTGAGTCCTGAACAAGAACAGGGACTGTGGAAACAGAg tagcTCTATAAATCAGTCAGCAGATAGTGGGGGAACAGACAATTTTGTCCTTATAAGTCAACTGAAAGAAGAAGTGATGTCACTTAAACGTCTCTTACAGCAGAGAGACCAGACCattttagaaaaagataaaaag ttaACTGAACTAAAGGCAGACTTTCAGTACCAAGAGTCAAACTTGAGAACAAAGATGAACAGTATGGAAAAAGCTCACAAAGAAACTGTGGAACAACTTCAG
- the FAM76B gene encoding protein FAM76B isoform X4: MAASALYACTKCTQRYPFEELSQGQQLCKECRIAHPIVKCTYCRSEFQQESKTNTICKKCAQNVKQFGTPKPCQYCNIIAAFIGTKCQRCTNSEKKYGPPQTCEQCKQQCAFDRKEEGRKKVDGKLLCWLCTLSYKRVLQKTKEQRKSLGSSHSNSSSSSLPEKDQHHSKHHHHHHHHHHRHSSGHHKISNLSPEQEQGLWKQSHKSSAAIQNETPKKKPKLESKPSNGDSSINQSADSGGTDNFVLISQLKEEVMSLKRLLQQRDQTILEKDKKLTELKADFQYQESNLRTKMNSMEKAHKETVEQLQAKNRELLKQVAALSKGKKFDKSGSILTSP, translated from the exons ATGGCGGCCTCGGCCCTGTACGCCTGCACCAAGTGTACCCAGCGCTATCCCTTCGAGGAGCTCTCCCAGGGCCAGCAGCTCTGCAAG GAATGTCGGATTGCGCATCCTATTGTAAAATGTACTTACTGCAGATCAGAGTTTCAACAAGAGAG CAAAACTAATACCATTTGTAAGAAGTGTGCTCAAAATGTGAAGCAGTTTGGCACG CCTAAGCCTTGCCAGTACTGTAACATAATTGCAGCATTTATTGGTACGAAATGTCAGCGTTGCAcaaattcagaaaagaaatatgGACCACCTCAGACCTGTGAACAGTGCAAACAACAATGTGCTTTTGAtcggaaggaggaaggaagaaagaag gttgATGGAAAGTTATTATGCTGGCTCTGTACTTTATCATACAAAAGAGTTTTACAGAAGACAAAAGAACAAAGGAAGAGCCTGGGATCTTCCCATTCAAATTCATCATCTTCATCTCTTCCGGAGAAAGACCAGCATCATTCAaaacatcatcatcaccatcatcaccatcaccatcgtCACAGCAGTGGCCATCACAA aatcAGCAATCTGAGTCCTGAACAAGAACAGGGACTGTGGAAACAGAg CCATAAATCCTCTGCAGCAATTCAGAATGAAACTCCAAAGAAAAAGCCCAAATTGGAATCTAAGCCATCTAATGGAGATAG cTCTATAAATCAGTCAGCAGATAGTGGGGGAACAGACAATTTTGTCCTTATAAGTCAACTGAAAGAAGAAGTGATGTCACTTAAACGTCTCTTACAGCAGAGAGACCAGACCattttagaaaaagataaaaag ttaACTGAACTAAAGGCAGACTTTCAGTACCAAGAGTCAAACTTGAGAACAAAGATGAACAGTATGGAAAAAGCTCACAAAGAAACTGTGGAACAACTTCAG
- the FAM76B gene encoding protein FAM76B isoform X3 — MAASALYACTKCTQRYPFEELSQGQQLCKECRIAHPIVKCTYCRSEFQQESKTNTICKKCAQNVKQFGTPKPCQYCNIIAAFIGTKCQRCTNSEKKYGPPQTCEQCKQQCAFDRKEEGRKKVDGKLLCWLCTLSYKRVLQKTKEQRKSLGSSHSNSSSSSLPEKDQHHSKHHHHHHHHHHRHSSGHHKISNLSPEQEQGLWKQSHKSSAAIQNETPKKKPKLESKPSNGDSSSINQSADSGGTDNFVLISQLKEEVMSLKRLLQQRDQTILEKDKKLTELKADFQYQESNLRTKMNSMEKAHKETVEQLQAKNRELLKQVAALSKGKKFDKSGSILTSP; from the exons ATGGCGGCCTCGGCCCTGTACGCCTGCACCAAGTGTACCCAGCGCTATCCCTTCGAGGAGCTCTCCCAGGGCCAGCAGCTCTGCAAG GAATGTCGGATTGCGCATCCTATTGTAAAATGTACTTACTGCAGATCAGAGTTTCAACAAGAGAG CAAAACTAATACCATTTGTAAGAAGTGTGCTCAAAATGTGAAGCAGTTTGGCACG CCTAAGCCTTGCCAGTACTGTAACATAATTGCAGCATTTATTGGTACGAAATGTCAGCGTTGCAcaaattcagaaaagaaatatgGACCACCTCAGACCTGTGAACAGTGCAAACAACAATGTGCTTTTGAtcggaaggaggaaggaagaaagaag gttgATGGAAAGTTATTATGCTGGCTCTGTACTTTATCATACAAAAGAGTTTTACAGAAGACAAAAGAACAAAGGAAGAGCCTGGGATCTTCCCATTCAAATTCATCATCTTCATCTCTTCCGGAGAAAGACCAGCATCATTCAaaacatcatcatcaccatcatcaccatcaccatcgtCACAGCAGTGGCCATCACAA aatcAGCAATCTGAGTCCTGAACAAGAACAGGGACTGTGGAAACAGAg CCATAAATCCTCTGCAGCAATTCAGAATGAAACTCCAAAGAAAAAGCCCAAATTGGAATCTAAGCCATCTAATGGAGATAG tagcTCTATAAATCAGTCAGCAGATAGTGGGGGAACAGACAATTTTGTCCTTATAAGTCAACTGAAAGAAGAAGTGATGTCACTTAAACGTCTCTTACAGCAGAGAGACCAGACCattttagaaaaagataaaaag ttaACTGAACTAAAGGCAGACTTTCAGTACCAAGAGTCAAACTTGAGAACAAAGATGAACAGTATGGAAAAAGCTCACAAAGAAACTGTGGAACAACTTCAG